One region of Coraliomargarita parva genomic DNA includes:
- a CDS encoding purine-nucleoside phosphorylase, with the protein MSLPQEILEYEPQIGLVLGSGLGFFADERLERAGSVRYESIPGFPVSTVEGHAGQFVYGTLEGYRVLCMQGRFHFYEGYPMRELTLPVRLMAQAGVKHLFLTNAAGGINPEYRPGDFMLLSDHINFLGTNPLIGPVAPGETRFPDMSEVYDASLRKRIKRWAESHSIPLHEGVYLATTGPSYETPAEIRFFHGIGADAVGMSTVPEAIVARQQGMRVIGISCITNAAAGLSETPLSHEEVGDTANRVKSTFADLLSASIQLISSE; encoded by the coding sequence ATGTCATTACCCCAAGAAATACTCGAATATGAGCCTCAGATCGGCCTCGTCCTGGGCTCTGGGCTTGGCTTTTTCGCTGACGAACGTCTGGAGCGTGCCGGTTCAGTTCGCTATGAATCGATCCCCGGCTTTCCCGTGTCCACTGTGGAAGGGCATGCCGGGCAGTTTGTCTATGGTACGCTTGAGGGGTACCGGGTGCTTTGCATGCAGGGGCGCTTTCACTTCTATGAGGGCTACCCGATGCGCGAACTGACCCTGCCGGTTCGCCTGATGGCGCAAGCCGGGGTCAAGCACCTCTTCCTCACGAACGCGGCGGGGGGCATTAACCCGGAGTACCGGCCCGGGGACTTCATGCTACTTTCCGACCATATCAATTTTCTCGGGACAAACCCCTTGATCGGACCGGTGGCGCCCGGGGAGACGCGTTTCCCCGACATGTCCGAGGTATATGATGCGTCCCTGCGGAAACGGATCAAGCGTTGGGCAGAGTCACACTCGATTCCATTGCATGAAGGTGTGTATCTGGCCACCACGGGCCCCAGTTATGAGACCCCCGCTGAGATCCGATTTTTCCACGGCATTGGAGCCGATGCCGTGGGCATGTCGACCGTGCCGGAGGCGATTGTTGCGCGACAGCAGGGCATGCGGGTGATTGGGATCTCCTGTATCACCAATGCCGCGGCAGGGCTATCCGAGACACCCTTAAGCCACGAAGAGGTCGGGGATACCGCCAACCGTGTGAAATCCACTTTTGCCGATCTCTTGTCGGCATCCATACAACTCATATCATCCGAATAA
- the upp gene encoding uracil phosphoribosyltransferase: protein MLTCLQDHPLLQHNITILRDTATQGVAFRKSSRIITQLLVAKAAEQAGLTEVQVKTPLETTTGARIEAPIILVPILRAGLGMLEPAMEMLPNVSVGYVGLERDEETAVASSYYNKLPVLPDPHHVFVMDPMLATGGSAVQTISMLKEQGALKLTMICVIAAPEGIDCLQQAHPEVPIITGVIDRELNERKYILPGLGDYGDRLFGT, encoded by the coding sequence ATGCTTACCTGTCTACAGGACCATCCCTTGCTACAGCACAATATCACGATCTTGCGTGACACGGCGACGCAGGGAGTCGCTTTCCGCAAGTCGAGTCGCATCATCACACAGTTACTGGTGGCCAAAGCCGCGGAGCAGGCGGGGTTGACCGAGGTTCAGGTCAAGACTCCTCTGGAGACCACAACCGGCGCTCGCATTGAGGCACCGATTATCTTGGTCCCCATTCTCCGGGCCGGGCTGGGCATGCTGGAACCTGCGATGGAAATGTTGCCCAATGTCAGCGTAGGCTATGTCGGACTGGAACGTGACGAAGAGACTGCTGTGGCGAGCAGCTACTACAACAAGTTGCCGGTTTTGCCGGACCCGCATCACGTTTTCGTGATGGATCCGATGCTGGCCACCGGTGGTTCGGCGGTGCAGACCATTTCAATGTTGAAGGAGCAAGGCGCCCTCAAGTTGACGATGATCTGCGTGATTGCCGCGCCCGAAGGGATTGACTGCCTGCAGCAGGCGCATCCCGAAGTCCCGATTATCACTGGGGTGATCGACCGTGAGTTGAACGAGCGCAAGTACATCCTGCCGGGTTTGGGGGATTATGGGGATCGCCTGTTCGGTACCTAA
- a CDS encoding amidase family protein, whose protein sequence is MSTQLINFNEWRSRLDRSAEQVIDNFFGKLELTTHETSKALFASLPEKRVLIEEVLYSLSLEEAPLRGVPYMLQDMFDVHDLATRCGAGFQDPFEAPLDESCLLYQKLKADGACFFAKTVPAEFGVDQQGRNRSFGNCPHRSGNHKIGGGGAGASIRAVSDGWVPLAFGLDTCGGMRIPTAFHGLFNYRMITNNYARDGVFPIVPSIESVGWTTNNLEDLATVFTAFNGHPNGGDKPLRGLIHTASSESMDSRIKIGLHQVVRPLDIDEDPWMERELTLLLNEAANTLATLQARELYSVHRYWLEEYRDRYDSDLLRIIETGKECSPQEAEACDVARGRIRARFIEIFQQYDFIVLPVCPLASPQRKNWSPQIERETLRLMAPASVAMLPVLTLPFHCGVEEFGAAQVLISPKHVHNTLRIIDALSDSFHGYNSAEL, encoded by the coding sequence ATGTCGACCCAATTGATCAACTTCAACGAATGGCGATCGCGCCTTGACCGTTCTGCCGAGCAGGTCATCGACAACTTCTTCGGCAAACTGGAATTGACGACCCATGAAACGAGCAAAGCGCTCTTTGCCTCCCTACCGGAAAAACGTGTCCTGATCGAGGAAGTGCTCTACTCACTGTCCCTGGAGGAAGCCCCTCTGCGCGGCGTTCCCTACATGCTGCAGGACATGTTCGACGTCCACGATCTGGCCACCCGTTGTGGCGCCGGGTTCCAAGACCCCTTCGAGGCACCGCTGGACGAGTCTTGCCTGCTGTACCAGAAGCTGAAGGCCGATGGGGCCTGTTTCTTCGCCAAAACCGTGCCTGCGGAATTCGGCGTCGACCAGCAAGGGCGCAACCGCAGCTTCGGCAATTGCCCGCATCGAAGCGGGAACCACAAAATCGGAGGTGGGGGCGCCGGCGCCTCCATTCGCGCCGTGAGTGACGGATGGGTCCCCTTGGCCTTTGGACTCGACACCTGCGGGGGCATGCGCATCCCGACCGCCTTCCACGGCTTGTTCAACTACCGGATGATCACCAACAACTATGCGCGTGACGGAGTCTTCCCCATCGTGCCATCGATCGAATCCGTGGGATGGACCACCAACAATCTGGAGGACTTGGCCACGGTCTTTACCGCCTTTAACGGTCATCCCAATGGTGGCGATAAGCCACTACGGGGGCTGATTCACACAGCTTCGAGCGAATCGATGGACAGTCGGATCAAGATCGGGCTCCATCAGGTCGTGCGCCCTCTGGATATCGACGAAGATCCTTGGATGGAACGCGAGTTGACGCTGCTTTTGAATGAAGCCGCAAACACTCTGGCCACTCTACAGGCACGAGAACTCTACTCCGTACACCGCTATTGGCTGGAGGAATATCGTGACCGCTATGACAGCGACTTGCTGCGTATCATTGAAACCGGCAAGGAATGCAGCCCGCAGGAAGCGGAAGCCTGTGATGTTGCCAGAGGCCGCATCCGCGCCCGCTTCATCGAGATCTTCCAACAGTACGACTTCATAGTGCTTCCGGTCTGTCCGCTGGCCTCACCTCAACGAAAAAACTGGTCGCCCCAGATCGAGCGGGAAACCCTTCGTCTTATGGCACCCGCCAGTGTGGCCATGCTTCCGGTATTGACCCTGCCCTTCCACTGCGGCGTTGAGGAATTTGGTGCGGCCCAGGTCCTGATTAGCCCTAAACATGTGCACAATACGCTTCGCATTATTGATGCCTTGAGCGATAGCTTTCACGGCTACAACAGCGCCGAGTTGTAA
- the mutL gene encoding DNA mismatch repair endonuclease MutL, translating to MIQVCPKDMPAIRILPDVVANQIAAGEVIERPVAVVKELVENSIDAGATRIEIEFRNGGKSFIRISDNGKGMPPDEALLSLERHATSKIREAADLNEILSFGFRGEALPSIASVSKFTLRTRAEGWDHGTEIFINGGKLIHKKECGMPVGTVIEVANLFNSVPARRKFLKTDPTETAHITYTTRLFAVAHPEIAFHVVDSGRTVFQSPSCSDLRDRIGEIWGRSLADDLIPVEAEDSSLGFRLSGLTAKPGVGRSTRRELITMINRRPVDSRTLGFAVLDAYLGRIQKGRYPPAFLFFHLSPREVDVNVHPAKREVRFRNDAVVRRFVLGAVSDTLSDAAKPASTEKASVPEVTPVKPQDETVEPTPIKPATTPTPVPRVVPAPQRSSKTKVPVARVLPVAPQPPKETALPETEAEPASAKAPEWKLLCLLKQRYGLFETPRGLVMLHLRHADQRVRFEQILATFDQEEAARQQLLIPIPIEFEPLASEALKTELETLNSHGFEIEEFGRHFYRILSVPDWMAPEQVEAFVRDLVDRFRQRGGSRKDPKLTWELVARLAMEQSYQRNDNMSHAAAQKLAETLLCCETPHTSPSGKPTFSEISWSEWERRFGN from the coding sequence ATGATTCAGGTTTGTCCGAAAGATATGCCTGCCATCCGTATACTGCCCGACGTCGTCGCGAACCAGATAGCCGCTGGTGAAGTCATCGAACGCCCGGTGGCCGTGGTCAAAGAGCTGGTTGAAAACAGTATCGATGCCGGCGCGACACGTATCGAGATCGAGTTTCGAAACGGGGGAAAATCCTTCATCCGGATCAGCGACAACGGCAAGGGGATGCCGCCCGACGAAGCCCTTCTGTCCCTGGAACGCCATGCGACCAGTAAGATCCGCGAAGCCGCCGACCTGAATGAAATCCTGAGTTTCGGCTTCCGTGGCGAAGCCCTGCCTTCCATCGCTTCGGTTTCCAAATTCACCCTGCGTACACGCGCCGAAGGCTGGGACCATGGTACCGAAATTTTCATCAACGGCGGCAAACTCATCCACAAGAAGGAATGCGGCATGCCGGTCGGTACGGTGATCGAAGTGGCCAACCTCTTTAACTCGGTCCCGGCCCGGCGCAAATTCCTCAAGACCGACCCCACGGAAACCGCTCATATCACTTACACCACGCGTTTGTTTGCCGTCGCCCATCCGGAAATCGCGTTTCATGTGGTGGATAGCGGGCGGACGGTTTTCCAGTCCCCCTCCTGCAGCGACCTGCGGGACCGGATCGGCGAGATCTGGGGCCGCAGTTTGGCGGACGACCTGATTCCGGTCGAAGCCGAGGATAGCTCATTGGGTTTCCGCCTGAGCGGGCTCACTGCGAAACCGGGCGTGGGACGCTCGACCCGCCGCGAACTCATCACCATGATCAACCGGCGTCCCGTCGACAGCCGGACGCTCGGATTTGCCGTACTGGACGCCTATCTCGGTCGAATACAGAAGGGCCGCTACCCGCCCGCATTTCTTTTTTTCCATCTCTCGCCACGGGAGGTCGATGTCAACGTGCATCCGGCCAAGCGAGAGGTCCGCTTTCGCAATGATGCCGTCGTACGTCGTTTCGTACTGGGCGCGGTTTCAGACACACTCAGTGATGCCGCCAAGCCTGCGTCTACCGAAAAGGCCAGCGTGCCCGAAGTGACTCCAGTCAAGCCGCAAGACGAAACCGTCGAACCGACCCCCATTAAGCCTGCCACCACCCCGACGCCGGTACCCCGCGTGGTCCCCGCCCCTCAGCGTAGTTCCAAAACGAAGGTCCCGGTTGCCCGGGTGCTGCCTGTAGCGCCCCAGCCACCAAAGGAGACAGCACTCCCCGAGACAGAGGCCGAGCCAGCGAGTGCCAAAGCGCCGGAGTGGAAACTGCTCTGCCTCCTGAAGCAGCGCTACGGTCTCTTTGAAACCCCGCGCGGCTTGGTTATGCTGCACCTGCGCCATGCCGACCAGCGGGTGCGTTTCGAACAGATACTGGCAACCTTCGATCAAGAAGAAGCAGCCCGCCAGCAACTCTTGATCCCCATCCCGATAGAGTTCGAGCCACTCGCATCCGAAGCCCTGAAAACGGAACTGGAAACACTGAACAGCCACGGCTTCGAAATCGAAGAGTTTGGCCGTCATTTCTACCGGATTCTCAGCGTACCGGACTGGATGGCTCCGGAACAGGTGGAAGCCTTTGTACGGGATCTCGTGGACCGTTTTCGTCAACGCGGCGGCTCCCGTAAAGATCCTAAACTCACTTGGGAACTGGTGGCCCGTCTCGCAATGGAACAGAGCTATCAGCGCAACGACAACATGAGCCACGCAGCAGCACAGAAGCTCGCGGAAACACTCCTCTGCTGCGAAACGCCGCACACCTCCCCCAGCGGCAAACCGACCTTCAGTGAAATCAGCTGGAGCGAATGGGAGCGTCGCTTCGGAAACTAG
- a CDS encoding thioredoxin domain-containing protein: MENRLSAENSLYLRQHADNPVHWYSWSQAAFDAARAADKPVLVSIGYSACHWCHVMAHESFENDYIAGLMNKHFICIKVDREERPDVDQVYMEAVQMFQQQGGWPLNVFCLPDGRPFFGGTYFPPEDRGQGLIPWPQVLMRVADFYKRSKGELVDNAEAVQKNIMAGAQATAKGDWEDSCLLQSVEGICGNHDDTYGGFGGAPKFPPAMTLNFLRLMRHSDLLAQRAPQLAKRIDEVCHTTLRAMAHGGIYDQFGGGFARYSVDAHWLIPHFEKMLYDNALLIDAYTRAWVDQKTSLYEAVVAETVAWLDREMLSPCGGFYAALDADSEGREGAYYVWTPEEVDAVLGPSTAREVRAAYNISKEGNFEHGTSNPALVEDDFMLRQKLTEARRNLREHREANRVAPGRDPKINAAWNCMLVRALADAGFYFGNPAWLSRSRQTADFIWNQLFEQVDGRVRMCSVYYEEGGAKVDGFLHDYALAADAFLTLASKIEWLEPGASALYVERARRCLDSALQLFDDPHAIGWFFTAKDCEAPVARRKEWFDNATPSGNSAMLHALAKAYAVSGQGDYAEAIQRSLPAYSEYAQRVASGVAHALEAIAAHQSGIAVIKFRPGADLEALRAGLSAAHWCSCFVLPDASVELTADFQLCVGSRCLLATDSVDDLLKEF, translated from the coding sequence ATGGAAAATCGACTCTCTGCCGAAAACAGCCTCTACCTTCGCCAGCATGCGGACAATCCGGTGCACTGGTATTCTTGGAGCCAGGCGGCCTTCGACGCCGCGCGTGCCGCAGATAAGCCGGTACTGGTCTCGATCGGTTACTCGGCCTGCCACTGGTGCCATGTCATGGCACATGAATCTTTTGAGAATGACTATATCGCCGGATTGATGAACAAGCACTTCATCTGTATCAAGGTCGACCGGGAGGAACGACCCGATGTGGACCAGGTCTACATGGAGGCGGTGCAGATGTTCCAGCAGCAGGGGGGCTGGCCTTTGAATGTGTTCTGCCTGCCGGACGGGCGTCCTTTTTTCGGTGGTACCTATTTCCCGCCGGAGGACCGGGGGCAGGGACTCATTCCCTGGCCGCAGGTCCTGATGCGGGTGGCGGATTTCTACAAGCGCTCCAAAGGAGAGCTCGTGGACAATGCGGAGGCCGTGCAAAAAAATATCATGGCGGGCGCGCAGGCCACGGCGAAGGGCGACTGGGAAGACAGTTGCTTGCTGCAGTCGGTCGAGGGGATCTGCGGGAACCACGATGATACCTATGGTGGTTTCGGTGGTGCGCCTAAGTTTCCACCGGCCATGACCCTGAACTTTTTAAGGCTGATGCGGCATTCCGATTTACTGGCCCAGCGCGCGCCACAGCTGGCCAAGCGAATTGACGAGGTCTGCCATACCACACTACGGGCGATGGCACATGGCGGCATCTACGATCAATTCGGTGGAGGCTTTGCCCGTTACAGTGTGGATGCGCATTGGCTGATTCCGCACTTCGAGAAAATGCTCTATGACAACGCCCTGTTGATCGATGCCTATACCCGGGCCTGGGTCGACCAGAAGACGTCGCTCTACGAGGCCGTTGTGGCGGAGACCGTGGCTTGGCTGGATCGCGAAATGTTGTCACCCTGCGGCGGTTTTTATGCGGCCTTGGATGCCGACAGCGAGGGCAGGGAGGGCGCCTACTACGTCTGGACTCCGGAGGAGGTCGACGCGGTACTGGGACCCTCGACTGCGCGGGAGGTTCGGGCTGCCTACAACATCAGCAAGGAAGGCAATTTCGAGCACGGCACCAGCAATCCCGCCTTGGTTGAGGATGATTTCATGCTGCGTCAGAAGCTCACGGAGGCCCGTCGCAATCTCCGGGAGCATCGCGAGGCCAACCGGGTGGCTCCGGGACGGGACCCAAAGATTAATGCCGCTTGGAATTGCATGCTGGTCCGTGCGCTGGCCGACGCCGGTTTCTACTTCGGAAATCCGGCTTGGCTGTCCCGTTCGCGGCAGACTGCCGATTTTATATGGAACCAGTTATTCGAGCAGGTGGACGGGCGGGTGCGCATGTGCTCGGTTTATTACGAGGAGGGAGGCGCAAAAGTGGATGGCTTCCTGCATGACTACGCCCTTGCGGCCGATGCTTTCCTGACACTCGCCTCCAAAATCGAATGGCTGGAGCCCGGGGCCTCGGCGCTCTATGTCGAGCGGGCGCGGCGCTGCCTCGACAGCGCCCTGCAGCTTTTCGACGATCCGCATGCCATCGGCTGGTTTTTTACCGCCAAGGATTGCGAGGCGCCGGTCGCCCGACGCAAGGAATGGTTCGACAATGCGACCCCATCCGGCAATTCGGCCATGTTGCATGCCCTGGCCAAAGCCTATGCGGTGAGTGGGCAAGGGGACTATGCCGAAGCCATTCAGCGAAGCCTGCCCGCCTATTCGGAGTATGCCCAACGTGTGGCCAGCGGGGTTGCGCATGCATTGGAGGCGATTGCGGCACATCAGTCGGGTATCGCGGTTATCAAATTCAGGCCCGGTGCTGATCTCGAAGCCTTGCGTGCCGGACTGAGCGCTGCGCATTGGTGTAGTTGCTTTGTCTTGCCGGATGCCAGTGTTGAACTGACGGCTGACTTCCAGCTTTGTGTGGGGAGTCGTTGTCTGCTTGCAACGGATTCCGTGGATGACTTGCTGAAGGAGTTCTGA
- the argH gene encoding argininosuccinate lyase, translating to MSEGKKQATWGGRFSEGPAELMLRIGESVSFDQRLAPFDVQGSQAQAAMLAHVGIITEAERDAIVAGLDAILAEVEAGEFSWDTALEDVHMNIEQALTQRVPAAAKLHTARSRNDQVATDMRLWFRYACGQLDASLAAVLSSLVDLADKTKETIIPGYTHLQRAQPVSMAHHLLAYVEMFQRDRTRVAAVREQANVCPLGSGAIAGTTLPIDREFVALKLGFVDAAGKPRVTQNSMDAVSDRDTFIDFASACATIGAHLSRLSEDFILWSSAEFGFVRLPDAFTTGSSLMPQKKNPDAFELIRGKSARLTGNLQMLLTMVKGLPLTYNRDLQEDKPPVFDSLDQALLMLDSVAACLPGVEVQTKRCAAAVADPALLATDVVDYLVEKAVPFREAHHVVGALVGLSEKLDTPLNELPYDQVAPIHEKLGEDWNVVFDLKRALAAREKPGMPGPKQVEARITYWRDQLKD from the coding sequence ATGTCTGAAGGCAAAAAACAAGCTACTTGGGGTGGACGCTTCTCGGAAGGTCCGGCGGAACTGATGCTGCGCATCGGCGAATCGGTTTCTTTTGATCAACGGTTGGCGCCGTTTGATGTGCAGGGTAGTCAGGCTCAGGCAGCCATGTTGGCCCATGTCGGGATCATTACCGAAGCGGAGCGCGATGCGATTGTGGCCGGGCTGGATGCGATTCTGGCCGAAGTGGAAGCCGGCGAGTTTTCCTGGGATACCGCCTTGGAAGACGTGCATATGAATATCGAGCAGGCATTGACCCAGCGAGTGCCGGCCGCCGCCAAACTGCATACCGCCCGCAGCCGCAATGACCAGGTGGCCACGGATATGCGCCTTTGGTTCAGGTATGCCTGCGGCCAACTCGATGCCTCACTGGCCGCCGTCCTCTCCTCTCTGGTTGACCTGGCGGATAAGACAAAGGAGACGATCATCCCCGGATACACGCACCTGCAGCGTGCGCAACCGGTCTCGATGGCGCACCATCTGCTTGCCTACGTGGAGATGTTCCAGCGCGACCGCACGCGTGTGGCGGCAGTCCGGGAACAGGCCAACGTTTGCCCCCTGGGCTCGGGTGCGATTGCCGGTACGACCCTTCCGATCGACCGTGAGTTTGTGGCCCTCAAACTTGGCTTTGTGGATGCCGCCGGCAAGCCGCGTGTGACGCAGAACAGCATGGATGCGGTGAGCGACCGCGACACCTTTATCGACTTTGCCTCCGCCTGTGCGACGATTGGAGCGCACCTCTCGCGCCTCTCCGAAGACTTTATCCTCTGGAGCAGTGCGGAATTCGGCTTTGTGCGCCTGCCGGATGCCTTCACCACGGGATCCAGTCTCATGCCGCAAAAGAAGAACCCGGACGCCTTTGAGCTCATTCGTGGCAAGTCCGCGCGTTTGACCGGTAACTTGCAGATGTTGCTGACCATGGTCAAAGGACTGCCGTTGACCTACAACCGCGATTTGCAGGAGGACAAGCCGCCGGTCTTTGACTCGCTCGACCAGGCTTTGCTCATGCTGGATTCGGTGGCAGCCTGTCTGCCCGGCGTCGAAGTCCAGACGAAGCGTTGCGCCGCCGCCGTGGCGGATCCGGCCCTGCTCGCGACCGATGTGGTCGACTACTTGGTCGAGAAAGCGGTGCCCTTCCGTGAGGCACACCATGTGGTGGGTGCGCTCGTGGGGCTGTCCGAAAAACTGGATACACCGCTCAACGAATTGCCTTACGATCAAGTGGCACCAATTCATGAAAAACTGGGCGAAGACTGGAATGTGGTGTTCGATCTGAAACGTGCCCTCGCGGCCCGTGAAAAGCCGGGCATGCCCGGGCCAAAGCAGGTCGAAGCACGTATTACATATTGGCGCGATCAGTTGAAGGACTAG
- a CDS encoding NADPH-dependent FMN reductase encodes MITLLVGTNRPEANSRKIAHTLESIYRELDVPVRVLDLIDLPPAIFQPSAYAEKPDAFKPFAEAVLQAQGLHVLVPEYNGGFPGVLKYFIDMLPFPESFERRPVAFTGVAAGQFGALRPVEQLQQIFAYRNAYLYPNRVFIMGVHKVLDDAGKVADPELLQRLKKQAAGFVEFLNR; translated from the coding sequence ATGATCACGCTACTTGTAGGTACCAACCGTCCGGAGGCAAATAGCCGGAAAATCGCACACACGCTCGAGTCCATCTATCGTGAATTGGATGTACCGGTACGGGTACTGGATCTCATCGATTTGCCGCCTGCCATCTTCCAGCCATCGGCCTATGCCGAGAAGCCGGATGCGTTCAAGCCCTTCGCAGAGGCTGTGTTGCAGGCCCAGGGTTTGCATGTCCTGGTGCCTGAGTACAACGGCGGCTTTCCGGGAGTGCTGAAATATTTCATCGATATGCTGCCGTTTCCTGAAAGTTTTGAGCGGCGTCCTGTGGCCTTCACCGGGGTGGCTGCCGGGCAATTTGGAGCCTTGCGTCCGGTCGAGCAGCTGCAGCAAATCTTCGCCTACCGGAATGCTTACCTGTATCCGAACCGAGTGTTTATTATGGGGGTCCACAAGGTCTTGGACGATGCCGGTAAAGTTGCCGATCCGGAATTGCTGCAACGCTTGAAGAAACAAGCCGCCGGCTTTGTCGAATTCCTGAATCGGTAA
- a CDS encoding DUF971 domain-containing protein, whose protein sequence is MRPTNIQLIGNELCILWDDNSESYFHAEFLRKHSPSAQTKGEKDIFGNQYGGHAPREFPGVKIQNWEIMGNYAIRPQFSDGHSTGLYSWEYLKELEALQNAC, encoded by the coding sequence ATGCGCCCCACAAACATACAACTCATCGGCAATGAACTCTGCATCCTTTGGGATGATAACAGCGAAAGCTACTTTCACGCAGAGTTTCTTCGCAAACACTCCCCCAGCGCCCAAACCAAAGGCGAGAAGGACATCTTCGGCAACCAGTACGGCGGCCATGCCCCCAGGGAATTCCCCGGAGTCAAAATCCAGAATTGGGAAATCATGGGGAACTACGCAATCCGGCCCCAATTCAGCGATGGTCACAGCACCGGACTATACAGCTGGGAATATTTGAAGGAATTGGAAGCGCTTCAAAACGCCTGCTAG
- the hemL gene encoding glutamate-1-semialdehyde 2,1-aminomutase, translated as MAGSQTHDTHTRSEALFERAKQLIPGGVNSPVRAFRSVGGTPFFTQRAEGARLTTADGAELIDFVCTWGPAIHGHNDPDIREAVAQALEAGTSFGTPNPYEVEMAELIVDIVPSVEKVRMCNSGTEATMSAIRLARGYTKRDKIIKFAGCYHGHVDSLLVKAGSGALTLGNPDSAGIPAAFAAETIVLDYNDAEAVRDIFQKHGHEIAAIIVEPYPANCGLILPDPGYLELLRELCTANGSVLIFDEVMTGFRLALGGVQERVGITPDLTAMGKIIGGGLPVGAFGGRAEIMDCLAPLGPVYQAGTLSGNPLAMAAGIAALKKLQQVNPYPAFEVMGARIRDALLDAARSKGIALQVPQVGSMFSLFFREQAVRNYGDATAGSTENYNKLFHYALDHGVYLAPSAYETAFLCSAHQGPDIDQAAEVLASGIQAL; from the coding sequence ATGGCAGGCTCCCAAACCCACGACACCCACACACGGTCCGAAGCCCTCTTTGAGCGGGCAAAGCAACTGATTCCCGGCGGGGTCAATTCCCCCGTCAGGGCCTTCCGCTCGGTTGGCGGCACCCCATTCTTTACCCAACGGGCCGAAGGAGCTCGTCTCACCACCGCGGATGGTGCGGAACTGATCGATTTTGTCTGTACTTGGGGCCCCGCGATCCATGGGCACAACGACCCGGACATTCGCGAAGCCGTCGCCCAGGCACTGGAAGCCGGCACCAGCTTCGGAACCCCGAATCCCTACGAGGTGGAAATGGCCGAACTGATCGTGGACATCGTGCCTTCGGTGGAAAAGGTCCGGATGTGCAACAGCGGAACCGAAGCGACAATGTCCGCCATCCGCTTGGCCCGCGGCTATACCAAGCGCGACAAGATCATCAAATTTGCCGGTTGCTACCACGGTCATGTGGATTCCCTGCTAGTCAAGGCCGGCTCCGGGGCTCTGACCCTGGGCAATCCGGACAGTGCCGGCATCCCGGCCGCATTTGCCGCCGAAACCATTGTCCTCGACTACAACGACGCCGAAGCCGTACGTGATATCTTTCAGAAACACGGCCACGAAATTGCGGCCATCATCGTCGAACCCTACCCGGCCAATTGCGGCCTGATCCTGCCGGATCCCGGCTATCTGGAGCTGCTCCGGGAGCTCTGCACCGCAAATGGCAGCGTCTTGATTTTCGACGAAGTCATGACCGGATTCCGGCTCGCTCTGGGAGGCGTCCAGGAACGCGTTGGCATCACGCCCGACCTTACGGCCATGGGTAAGATCATCGGGGGCGGCCTCCCGGTGGGTGCTTTCGGCGGCAGGGCTGAAATAATGGACTGTCTGGCCCCACTGGGTCCAGTCTATCAGGCAGGTACCTTGAGTGGCAACCCGTTGGCCATGGCGGCAGGTATCGCCGCATTGAAGAAATTGCAGCAGGTCAACCCCTATCCCGCCTTTGAGGTGATGGGGGCCCGGATCCGTGACGCCCTGCTTGATGCAGCCCGGAGCAAAGGCATTGCCCTTCAAGTGCCGCAGGTCGGCTCCATGTTTTCACTCTTCTTCCGCGAGCAAGCGGTCCGGAACTATGGCGATGCCACCGCGGGATCAACCGAGAACTACAACAAGCTGTTCCACTACGCGCTCGACCACGGTGTTTACCTCGCCCCATCGGCCTACGAAACGGCCTTCCTCTGCTCGGCCCACCAAGGTCCCGATATCGACCAAGCTGCAGAGGTACTGGCATCCGGCATCCAAGCCCTTTAG